CCATTGGGGCCCATTGCCAAATTGGCGGGGCAGCGGGGGTGTTGGGTCACCTCACCATTGCCGATGGCACGGTGATCGGGCCCATGAGCCTGGTGATGTCGAGTATTGAAGCTGCAGACAAATACGTGGGGGTCTATCCCTTGGCCAAACAGGCCGACTGGGAAAAGAGTGCTGCAGCAGTTCGCCGGCTGCCCGAGCTTCGCCGCCAGGTGCAGCATCTACGCCAATCGCAAGACAGTGACAACGATAAGTAAGTAAGACCTAAAGGATCAAAGCCAATGGACATTCGTGAAATTCTGGACACGCTGCCACACCGTTATCCCTTTTTGCTGGTGGATCGGGTCAATGAAATTGTGCCGGGTGAGCGCATCGTGGCCCAGAAAAATGTGACCATGAACGAAGAGTTCTTCAACGGCCACTTTCCCCACTTTCCGGTCATGCCTGGCGTGTTGATTGTGGAAGCCTTGGCCCAGGCCGCAGGCATCTTGTCGTTTAAGACCATGGGCAGTCAGTCCGACGACAACTCACTTTATTTTTTTGTCGGCATCGATAACTGTCGCTTTAAGCGGCCCGTGGTGCCTGGTGATGTCTTGATGTTGCATGTCACGATCGAGCGGCACTCACGTGGCCTGTGGAAGTACAAGTGCCAGGCTATGGTCGATGGTCAGATCGCTGCGGAAGCCGATCTGATGTGCGCCTTGCGTGACGTACCTGGCAAGGCCTAAGCCCATGGCCAAGATTCACGCGTCTGCCATTGTTGACCCGCAGGCAGAACTGGCCAGCGATGTCACGGTCGGGCCATTTGCCATTGTGGGTGCTGGCGTTCGTGTTGGTGCGGGCACTGTGATTCATCCTTATGCCCAGGTGGTGGGCAATACCGTGCTGGGCCAACACAACACCATTCACTCTCACTGCGTGATTGGTGGGCCACCCCAGGATAAGAAATACAAGGGTGAACCCACCCAGTTAGAAATTGGTGACCACAACACGTTTCGTGAATGCTGCACGGTCAATCTTGGCACTGTTCAAGACGGTGGCATCACGCGTATTGGGTCGAACAATTGGATCATGGCCTATGTCCACATTGCCCATGACTGCCAGGTGGGGTCCAACACCATCATGGCCAACGCTACCCAACTTGCGGGCCATGTGGTGGTGGGCGACTGGGCAATTCTTGGCGGCATCACGGGCGTGCATCAATTCGTGAAAATCGGGGCCCATGCCATGACGGGCGCGGGCACCACCTTGCTGCAAGATCTGCCGCCCTATGTCATGGCCAACGGTAACCCCGCATCGGCCCACGGA
The nucleotide sequence above comes from beta proteobacterium MWH-UniP1. Encoded proteins:
- the lpxA gene encoding acyl-ACP--UDP-N-acetylglucosamine O-acyltransferase, producing MAKIHASAIVDPQAELASDVTVGPFAIVGAGVRVGAGTVIHPYAQVVGNTVLGQHNTIHSHCVIGGPPQDKKYKGEPTQLEIGDHNTFRECCTVNLGTVQDGGITRIGSNNWIMAYVHIAHDCQVGSNTIMANATQLAGHVVVGDWAILGGITGVHQFVKIGAHAMTGAGTTLLQDLPPYVMANGNPASAHGINTEGLKRRGFTEGQVAALRRAYKVLYKSGNTLAQAIEKLSDPNEIGTADATDRQAVAPLIEFLGAATRGIVR
- the fabZ gene encoding 3-hydroxyacyl-ACP dehydratase FabZ; translation: MDIREILDTLPHRYPFLLVDRVNEIVPGERIVAQKNVTMNEEFFNGHFPHFPVMPGVLIVEALAQAAGILSFKTMGSQSDDNSLYFFVGIDNCRFKRPVVPGDVLMLHVTIERHSRGLWKYKCQAMVDGQIAAEADLMCALRDVPGKA